The Nocardioides campestrisoli genome includes a window with the following:
- a CDS encoding WXG100 family type VII secretion target yields the protein MSFDGIRVDHGALDQASADLVNAAKRIETRLNDLENELSPLASDWTGSAKESYRQAKQTWDNAMSEMIVLLQQVGGAVQSSNDEYRAADARGANRFS from the coding sequence ATGTCTTTCGATGGAATCCGCGTCGACCACGGCGCCCTCGACCAGGCCTCCGCGGACCTGGTGAATGCCGCCAAGAGGATCGAGACCCGCCTCAACGACCTCGAGAACGAGCTCTCGCCCCTCGCGTCCGACTGGACCGGTTCGGCCAAGGAGAGCTACCGCCAGGCGAAGCAGACCTGGGACAACGCCATGTCCGAGATGATCGTGCTGCTCCAGCAGGTCGGGGGCGCGGTGCAGTCCTCCAACGACGAGTACCGGGCCGCTGACGCCCGCGGCGCCAACCGGTTCAGCTGA
- a CDS encoding WXG100 family type VII secretion target, with translation MSEAGLTAAERALSKAADSVETARNDVTQRCSQLSGQIDAIGAKWGGQGAVAFRQLHAAWQEKQTKIVRALDDFSESLRQTEKDNVATDEARAQASSNLMNRLG, from the coding sequence ATGTCTGAAGCAGGTCTCACAGCGGCCGAACGGGCCCTCAGCAAGGCGGCGGACTCGGTTGAGACCGCTCGCAACGACGTCACCCAGCGCTGCAGCCAGCTGAGCGGCCAGATCGACGCGATCGGTGCCAAGTGGGGCGGCCAGGGCGCGGTCGCGTTCCGCCAGCTGCACGCGGCGTGGCAGGAGAAGCAGACCAAGATCGTCCGCGCGCTCGACGACTTCTCGGAGTCGCTGCGGCAGACCGAGAAGGACAACGTCGCCACCGACGAGGCGCGAGCCCAAGCGTCCTCCAACCTGATGAACCGCCTCGGCTGA